CTAATATTTTATTGCAACAAAAAAGAGAAATAACCAAACTCTAAAAGTGAAACCAAACCAATCTTGGTTGTTCTacatagagagagagagatcgAATTGATCTCCATTGTTCCTTAGAGAATAAAACAAGATTGTATATACCTAACACGAACTTTTGATTACCATTAATACGAACAATATACGTATCTTGTCATTTAAATTACaattttatgaaaagttttaataatttttcatgcacAATACTCGAACATATATATGTTCTGTAACAAAATTCAAGCTCCAATCTTGAATAAAAGCTACCAAGCTTCTTGCTTATTTCTTGCTTCCCGGTATTCGTATCAAGTTCCTAGCATCTCGAAGCAGTATATAGAGTTTCGATATAGACGGAAAAGGTCATTTAACATGTTCATGTACTGAAAAACTTGAATCTTTGGCTTCATCAGCTCTTCAAACCGTAGTAGAACATACCGTGCCTTGTCTGGAACTCAACGGCGGCGACGGTATCGCCCCAAACGGCATTACAGTAACACAATCCACCATAAACCTGTACCTCCCCGAAACCCAATTCCCCACCTTCCACCTAAGCCTCCCATTTCCTTTAAAATTCAACACCAATTTCCCTGTACCCGTGTCACGCTGAATCTCATACGCGAAAGACGGTGACACTGGCAGCTGGACTCCGGCCAAGGACGCGCTAAGAAATGTGGTTTCCTCGTGGCCTTGGTAGAACGGGGAGATGGATGTTTCGGGGGTGATCTTTTGTCTTTTATAGGAGGCGTAGAGATGGAATTCGTCGTAGAAGATGCCGACTTTCTTGTTGGGATTTGTGGACTGGAGAGTGAGCTGGATGGAGGAGTTGAGGAGGGATGGGGAGGCGAGATTGAGCTGGTTGACGTCGGCTTGTGTGAGGGAGAAATGGGGCTTGGTGGGGTGGAGGATGAGCCAGACGAGGAGGATGAGGGAGAGAAGGAGGAGGAAGATGGTGGTGAAGTAGAGGTAGAGTTTCTTGTTGAATCTGCGAGAGCCGGCGAGCACTGTGTGTTTGTCTGCGCAGTGCTTGGGGGATTTTACGTGGATTTGAGACATTTGGTATGCCGTGGGAGTGAGTGAATAATGGGATTTCCCTTTGTTTATAAAGGGCTTCTTGGGTTGAAAAAGGTGCAATCATTTTGGTGCTAATTAACAGCTCTCTAGACTCGCTGTTCGATGGAGTTAATGCTAACTtattattgttagagtagatgtcctgcaagccaacggttggctagagaatttattgactcaagtgaaataaacaatctttattttaatataatttaacttttaatggtttcgtaatactttatctgtatacccatgcaagcagcatagataaagtccttgattatgctttaatacaaatgaatcgtaattcgatgttgaaactcatttgtaaacattctaaattcgttcctagtcgattcagccgcctaaaacatggataaaggtcgcttgagctcgagactagcatctgtgatgttgtgtaccgcgtttcttggtaagggcatagagatgtccaaacatacagatgggtagtcatatgatgattataccgaacaaccctccctcggactttccagtggttatcattcatcgagaggataagtccgtggttatgattgtacaccattagtccttacgacccgggacaacactgaggctctatatgctagggctgtgctttgcctcgtttaccggctccaggagagtcatcaggtggcgaggttgggtacagttgcgacacttataggagccag
This genomic interval from Primulina eburnea isolate SZY01 chromosome 16, ASM2296580v1, whole genome shotgun sequence contains the following:
- the LOC140817288 gene encoding NDR1/HIN1-like protein 26, which produces MSQIHVKSPKHCADKHTVLAGSRRFNKKLYLYFTTIFLLLLSLILLVWLILHPTKPHFSLTQADVNQLNLASPSLLNSSIQLTLQSTNPNKKVGIFYDEFHLYASYKRQKITPETSISPFYQGHEETTFLSASLAGVQLPVSPSFAYEIQRDTGTGKLVLNFKGNGRLRWKVGNWVSGRYRFMVDCVTVMPFGAIPSPPLSSRQGTVCSTTV